In a single window of the Pseudomonadota bacterium genome:
- a CDS encoding glutamate synthase subunit beta, translated as MGKATGFKEWPRALPSKRPVAERLRDWREIEQPQPLERVREQGGRCMDCGVPFCQQGCPLGNQIPDWNDLVHRDRWREAHLRLAATNNFPEFTGRLCPAPCEGACVLAINAEPVTIEQIEKEIIERAFAEGWVQAQPPRLRSEHSVAVVGSGPGGLAAAAQLNSAGHRVTVYEKADQLGGLLRYGIPDFKLEKWVIDRRLALLEAEGIEFVTGAAVGERPTWRELRNNHDAVLIAIGAERPRELDVPGRELDGVHLAMDFLRLQNRAVGSAAPMASPLLATGKRVVILGGGDTGSDCLGTALRHGAASVQQIELLPAPPRHRDTGNPWPQWPVVWRSSSSHEEGGLREFALQTKRLSGSEGKLRELHAVRVEPVGQPGGGLRFVEQPGQELTLPVDLLILALGFVGPDTAALADQLGVERDSRGSIAIDRNFATNVEGVFAAGDARRGASLIVWAISDGREAARAVDSYLRDDAPSWLPTRGADQPFGGR; from the coding sequence GTGGGCAAGGCAACTGGCTTCAAGGAATGGCCGCGGGCGCTGCCGAGCAAGCGCCCTGTCGCCGAGCGGCTACGCGACTGGCGGGAGATTGAGCAGCCCCAGCCCCTCGAGCGCGTGCGTGAGCAGGGCGGCCGCTGCATGGACTGCGGTGTGCCCTTCTGCCAGCAGGGCTGCCCTCTGGGCAACCAGATCCCGGATTGGAACGATCTCGTCCACCGTGATCGCTGGCGGGAGGCCCATCTACGCCTCGCCGCAACCAACAACTTCCCGGAGTTCACGGGAAGGCTCTGCCCCGCGCCTTGTGAGGGAGCCTGCGTCCTCGCGATCAACGCCGAGCCGGTGACGATCGAGCAGATTGAGAAGGAGATCATCGAGCGCGCCTTCGCCGAAGGCTGGGTCCAGGCTCAGCCGCCGCGCCTGCGCAGCGAGCACAGCGTCGCGGTGGTCGGCAGCGGCCCGGGCGGGCTGGCGGCAGCGGCCCAGCTCAACTCGGCGGGCCACCGGGTCACGGTCTACGAGAAGGCTGATCAGCTCGGCGGCCTGCTGCGCTACGGCATCCCGGACTTCAAGCTCGAGAAGTGGGTCATCGACCGTCGCCTCGCGCTGCTCGAGGCGGAGGGCATCGAGTTCGTCACGGGCGCGGCGGTGGGCGAGCGCCCGACCTGGCGCGAGCTGCGCAACAACCACGACGCGGTGCTGATTGCCATCGGCGCCGAGCGGCCGCGCGAGCTCGACGTCCCGGGGCGCGAGCTCGACGGCGTGCACCTCGCGATGGACTTCCTGCGCTTACAGAACCGCGCGGTCGGCAGCGCTGCACCGATGGCCAGCCCGCTGCTCGCCACCGGCAAGCGCGTCGTCATCCTTGGAGGGGGCGACACCGGTTCCGACTGCCTGGGGACCGCCCTGCGCCACGGAGCCGCCAGCGTGCAGCAGATCGAGCTGCTCCCGGCGCCCCCGCGCCATCGAGATACGGGCAACCCCTGGCCCCAATGGCCCGTCGTCTGGCGCAGCTCGAGCAGCCATGAGGAAGGCGGTTTGCGTGAGTTCGCGCTGCAGACCAAGCGTCTCAGCGGCAGCGAGGGCAAGCTGCGCGAGCTCCATGCGGTCCGCGTCGAGCCGGTCGGCCAGCCCGGCGGCGGCCTGCGCTTCGTCGAGCAGCCGGGGCAGGAGCTCACGCTGCCCGTCGACCTGCTGATCCTTGCGCTCGGCTTCGTCGGGCCCGACACCGCTGCGCTGGCCGATCAGCTCGGGGTCGAGCGCGATTCGCGCGGCAGCATCGCGATTGATCGCAACTTCGCCACCAACGTCGAGGGCGTGTTCGCCGCCGGCGATGCACGCCGCGGCGCGAGCCTGATTGTTTGGGCGATCTCCGACGGTCGCGAGGCCGCCCGCGCCGTCGACAGCTACCTGCGCGACGACGCCCCGTCCTGGCTGCCCACCCGCGGCGCCGACCAGCCCTTCGGCGGCCGCTGA
- a CDS encoding diguanylate cyclase — MTLHRPGSAALRPATAAEALDALPEAVLAVDDAGQVQLANRAAGRLFGCDAGALIGAPVRRVLPAWPELLEVWRPTDPSAAPEDAGAVELPGLRCDGATVALEVLPSRLPAGATELTLVLLRDVGARKRREQRRTRETARLAAVNTELSVLYEVTAAMAHSLDLAETLPAVLRTITQLRALPVEPRGALFLLEGLRLRLAAQVGYEEEFLQQHREIGVGECLCGRVAAAGEPLLSASSAHDARHSIFCAGLGDHGHIVVPLKAQQRVVGVLCLHLAVDTSLDDLAVRALVTAGHHIGVAIEHARLYEGARQRALHDSLTGLANRRLMEVLLERSLAQARRAGTALSLVMIDVDHFKRFNDTHGHSAGDEVLRQLAAAITASVRDADLAARYGGEEFLLLLPDAGLDEAAEAAERVRAAVAVSTPVTISLGVACYQEAMGGVQALLDAADAAMYRAKRSGRNRVELAPPPLPRD; from the coding sequence ATGACGCTTCACCGACCCGGCAGCGCAGCGCTTCGGCCCGCGACTGCCGCGGAGGCGTTGGACGCTCTGCCCGAGGCCGTCCTCGCGGTGGACGACGCAGGGCAGGTGCAGCTCGCCAATCGCGCCGCCGGCCGGCTCTTCGGCTGCGACGCGGGGGCGTTGATTGGCGCGCCGGTGCGCCGTGTGCTGCCCGCCTGGCCTGAGCTGCTCGAGGTCTGGCGGCCGACGGATCCTTCGGCGGCGCCAGAGGATGCGGGCGCTGTCGAGCTGCCCGGCCTGCGCTGCGACGGCGCGACGGTGGCGCTCGAGGTGCTGCCGAGCCGACTGCCGGCGGGCGCCACCGAGCTGACGCTGGTGCTGCTGCGCGATGTCGGGGCACGCAAGCGGCGTGAGCAGCGGCGGACGCGCGAGACCGCGCGCTTGGCCGCGGTCAATACGGAGCTCTCCGTGCTCTACGAGGTGACGGCGGCGATGGCGCACAGCCTCGATCTCGCGGAGACGCTGCCCGCGGTGCTGCGGACGATTACGCAGCTACGTGCGCTGCCGGTCGAGCCCCGTGGCGCGCTCTTCCTGCTGGAGGGGCTGCGGCTGCGCCTTGCGGCTCAAGTCGGCTACGAAGAGGAGTTCCTCCAGCAGCACCGTGAGATCGGGGTTGGCGAGTGCCTTTGTGGTCGCGTCGCCGCGGCGGGCGAGCCGCTGCTCTCGGCGAGCTCGGCGCATGACGCGCGACACAGCATCTTCTGCGCCGGGCTGGGCGACCATGGGCACATCGTCGTGCCGCTCAAGGCCCAGCAACGCGTCGTCGGCGTGCTCTGCTTGCACCTCGCGGTCGACACCAGCCTCGATGATCTGGCCGTGCGGGCCCTGGTCACCGCGGGTCATCACATCGGCGTGGCGATCGAGCATGCCCGGCTCTACGAGGGGGCACGGCAGCGGGCGCTGCATGATTCACTGACCGGGTTGGCCAACCGCCGGCTGATGGAGGTGCTGCTCGAGCGCAGCCTGGCGCAGGCGCGACGCGCCGGCACGGCGCTCTCGCTGGTGATGATCGATGTCGACCACTTCAAGCGCTTCAACGACACGCATGGACACTCGGCCGGCGACGAGGTGCTGCGGCAACTGGCGGCGGCGATCACCGCCAGCGTTCGTGATGCGGACCTGGCCGCGCGCTACGGCGGCGAGGAGTTCTTGCTGCTGCTGCCGGACGCGGGCCTGGACGAGGCGGCTGAGGCGGCAGAGCGGGTTCGAGCAGCGGTAGCCGTCAGCACGCCAGTGACGATCAGCCTTGGGGTCGCCTGCTATCAAGAGGCGATGGGTGGGGTGCAGGCGCTCCTCGACGCCGCCGATGCGGCGATGTATCGCGCCAAGCGCAGCGGCCGCAATCGCGTCGAGCTGGCCCCGCCGCCGCTGCCGCGCGACTAG